The genomic window CCTATCGAAGCGAGAAAAAGCATGAACGGTTCCGGCGCCGTCCCCTCTCCTCCGTTCCTCTCTGACTGGTCGGTTTCAATCGTAAAACCGCGATATGCCGCGTTCACTTTTTTACCGCCACCGGAAGTTATAATCATGGTGTTATGCATGACAGTTGCTCCTTTTTCCTGATTAGTATAAAAGATAAAAGGCCCCTCTATTAATTTGCTTCGCACCATGATCACTTTGTTGTTCGGCACTCGAAACCCTCATGTACTTGTGTACATCCCGGTTTCTCTGGCTCCGTTCGCCTCGTACTCATAACGCTCGCGACAATGTATAGAGATGCCCTAAAGTTATTTGCGCCTCATATATTCCTGCATGAATATGCACTATTTTAACTGAAAAACAAGAGCGCATGATACACCTTACCAGAGCAGCAGCACAACAAAAGCAATTATAAGCATATGCCCGATATTTCGCAACAGGAAAAAACAAAATCATAAAAAAACGGATCCGTAATCTAATCGGCATGCCGGCGCCTCATGCAATAATAGCAGCCGTCATATGATTTTCACTTGCCGACAGATCATACAAAGGGCAGAAAGCCCTGGTGGACTCATGCATTTTCGACAGCTGCCGGCAATCAGGAGGGTGCAATGCATGATGAGAAACGGATAACCATTGAAAAATTCATGAAACAGCTGTACAGCCTTTTTTGCAAAAGCCCTATGGCTACCGCCCCACATAAGCAAACCTACATTACAACACTCGTATTGAGAATTGCCCTACTGACGCTATCCAGGAAAATTAAAAACGGGACATGAAAAACAATGCACCTGCACCCCACACCAACGCTTCGGTGATTTCGCTCGAAGCACCGAGAACATCACCGGTAACTCCCTGAATTTTTTTTAGACTGAGAAAACCGCTGAGACCTGCGCTCACAGATGCAACAAGCAAGGCAAAGCCAAAGGGTAGAAGCATACCGTCAAAAAGAACGAAAAGAACGATAACGGAGACGGAGACGGAAGAAACCAAATGCGGTAAACCGGCACCTTCGACAAAGCCTGAAGCCGTTCCACCTTCACTACGTGCATATGGAAGAGATGACGCAAGCAATACCTGAGACAAACGGGCGAGCACAATTCCGGATACAACCCAGTCATACAAACCGAGAGAAAGAAGTTTGACAAGAATAACCCACTTGAAGATAAAAAGCAGGACAAGCGCCAGAGCACCGAACGAACCGACTGCCGAATCTTTCATGATGCGCAGACGCCTCTCCACACTTCCCCCACCGAAAAAACCGTCAGCGACATCGGCAAAACCGTCGACATGAATCCCTCTCGTCGACAAAACACCGGCAAGCAACACTCCAGCCGCTGCAAATTCACTCCAGCCAAAAACCATTAACAGATAACCTACCCCCGCCTGGATCAGCCCAAGCAAAAGACCAACAACGGGAAACCAGTGAAAAGCGTTACAGAAACGAGTCGCCTCTTTTCCCGGTACAGGCAGCACCGTCAACGTGCGCAATGCAGTTACCAGACCTCTCAAAGCATCTTCATTGATTTTTCCAGAAACAACATAACAGCAGCGACAAACGCTTCAGGAACCTCTTCCTGAGGAAGATGACCGCAATTGGGAATAACCTCGAGTTCCGCCCCGGGAATCTCTCTGGCCAACTTGAAACTTTCTTCTGTTTTGACGGTCAGATCGTGTTCACCGGTTATCACCAAAGAAGGAACCTCGAGGTTACCGAGTTTTTTTTCAAGACCAAGGTGATGTGTTTCAAGAAAAAGCTCCCAGAAAGCTCTCGACCAGTCTCCGATCATAAGGTCCTTCCTGAAGGCTGCCAGCGTTTCGTCGCTCAACAAGGCCTTGTTATACCAAAAACCACGAATATTCCTGTCGTACAGTTTGGTTATAAGAAACTTCATGAGCCTTGAAAATACAGGGCTCATGCCTGTAAGCAGCGGTTTCAAGAAAGCCGGTACTTCACTGGTGGCATACCCGCTGTACACCATTGCACCAACAAGCACAAGCCCCTGTACCTGCCGAGGGTGCCGCAAGGCCACCAGCAAGGCCAGTGTCCCCCCGGTTGAATTACCGACAAGAATCGCCTTTTCATGGCCAACCTCTTCGATGAGCCTTACAACCAGATCACTTTGAGCTTCCGGTGAATAGCGAACATCGTTTTCCGGTGAAGGAACCGGGCGTGAAGTCAACCCGAAAGCCGGGCGGTCGAAAACCAGTACTGTTGTCTTCTCCGAAAGAGGAGCGACAACATCACGCCATGAACGAACACTGAGAAAACTCCCATGAAGGAGTACAATCAAAGGCTCTCCTTTTCCGAAAACCTTGTAATGAACCCTGAAACCTCCGGATTCGAAAAAGCGGCTGTCGGAATCAGCATATTTTTTCTGGAATTGCAGAAATGCATTCATGAGCGTAGATATCAGGCTCTATTGACGTTCCGAAACGTTGGCCCCACTAAAGGTAGCCATTTCATTGTAAATCTTTATCGCCCCCTCGATGACCTGCATGGCGAGCACCGCCCCGGTTCCTTCTCCAAGACGCAGATCAAGATCGAGAATAGGCTTGGCCCCGAGCTTGTTCATTATGATTTTGTGCCCCTGTTCATTGGACAAATGGCTGAAAAAAAGATAATCACTCACTTGACATGAAAGCTTCATCGCCGCAACTGCACCGGCCGATGAAATAAACCCGTCGACAACCACAGGCATCCCGACCGATGCCGCCCCGAGAATAAGACCGCAGATACCAGCGATCTCAAATCCGCCAAGAGACGCAAGCGTTTCCAAAGGGGTGCTGAGTGATCCTCGGTTGGTTTCAATGGCACGTTTGATGACCGAAATCTTATGCTCGAGCATCGAGTCGTCAATCCCGGTACCACGACCGGTAATGGATTCTACAGGAAGATCAAGCAGGACAGCGAACAGAGCTGCAGCGGAAGTGGTATTGGCTATGCCCATTTCTCCTGTAGCAAGCAGATGGTACCCATCCGCATAAGCCTCTTTTGCAAGATCAATTCCGACCATAACCGCCTGCAGAGCTTCATCGACAGTCATGGCAGCTCCCTCTGCCATATTTGCAGAGGCTTTTCGAACCTTGCACTTTCTTAGGCCGGGATGGTCCGGAAAATCATGGTTCACACCAATATCGACCATATCAAGTCCAGCTCCGGCATGCCGCGTAAGGACATTGATCGCCGCCCCGCCGTTCAACATGTTATACACCATCTGCGGGGTTACTTCAGCCGGAAAAGCCGAGACACCTTCCACGGCCACACCATGATCTGCCGCAAAGCAAAAAACTTTCTTCTTTTTCAGTATCGGACAATCGGAACCCGTTGCAAGAACATACTTCATCGCAATCTCCTCCAGACGCCCAAGACTACCTTTTGGCTTGGTGAGATCGTCAAGGTGTGCCTGAATTGGTCCCCTCAATGAATTATCAACCGGCTTGATATTGCCGAGAACCTCTTGTAACTGATCGTACATATACTCCACTGTTCGTTATTATTATAAGAAAGAATGAATAGCCGCCGCCTCATATACATTTATGTCAGGACTTCATAGAGCGGTTCCGGAGATCCCTATTCCCTACGACCTCTTTCCTAAACCCTAAACCCCATTACCCAAGAGCCTTACTTCAACTTTACCGGCAAACCGCTACAGAGCAACCATGCCTCGGTTGAAGCACCAGCCACTTTCTGGTTGATGGTGCCGGCTATATCACGAAATTTCCGCGCCATTGCATTTTCAGGCACGATCCCCATCCCTATTTCATTGGATACGAGAATAACATTACAAGGAGGATTTTGCAAAACAGCAAGCAAACGATCGACATGATTCATGATTATTTCATCCGACCCGAGCTTATACAAAAGGTTTCCTGCCCATACAGTCAAGCAGTCGACAATTACAACATCGATCGACGACGGTATAACACGCAAGGTTGCATCTATATCGACCGGTTCTTCAAAGGTTTCAAACCGATCGCCCCTCTCCTCGCGATGTTTATCGATGCGCGCAGCCATCTCTTCATCAAAAGGTTCGGCTGTAGCGAGAAACGCTTTCTCAGCATATCGTTCTGCGCGTTTCAGAGCAAATGAACTTTTACCGCTTCTCGCACCACCCGTAAGAAAAACAACATCAGCCATAGCGAAACGAATTTTATATCAAAATGAAAAAAAGTCTCTCATCAATACGTTCCTCGAAATAACCATACTTGTAATTAAAAAAAACAGAACCCCATAACAGCATAGACAAAAAACTTCACCTTTCGCTCCGAATTGAGACCGTATTCTCAAAACGAAACCTCTTCCGACTCAAAACAAAACAGTCTTACGCTAAAAATAACGCCCCAGACAAAACCAAACGTGAGCCAAATTCACCACATCAACCAGAAACATCAAATCAGAAAAAGCTCCAAAGCATTTAAAAAAAATATCATATAGCAGAGAATTTGCATTCTCTTCATATAATAAACATATCCACTTTGCCTGATAACAAAAACACGGCACAATATTTGCACACATAATACATCGAAAAGCAGTAAATGATTTTATCAGTTAAAAGTGTAATCATTTCAAAAACAAAAAAACAGGGAGACTCTATTGAAAAACAACTCAAAAAAAACACTTGCAATTGTTACCCTCGCAGCATTACTGCTTACCTCTTTTGGTAAAGTCGGCCATGCTACTGTTGTATCGGGAGCAACAGGTTCTACGGATGTATCCGTAAACTTGAGCGGTATCGTCATCCTTCATTACATTTCCGGCATAACCCTTAATTTCGATAACTTATCAGGAGTAGGCATCGATGAGGGAGTTGGCACATGGGATGTCACCTGGGCCGATGGCGAAGCTTCCGGCACTGCAGGTCTTACTAATAGCAACCTCGACTCATCTGCCTCTGAACCAGAAGATGGAAAGATAACGGTGCATATTCCCAACGTCTGGGCGGTACGCGGCATTTCCAGCTCAGGCAATGCAGAGGTATCAGTTGCGCTCACCACCCCGACTATAACGAACACAACATCTGGCTCATCTGCGACAATCACGATTACAGCTGCCCAGGTCAAGCATGGAAGCTCTACAAGTAATGGATCCAACCCAATCAATGTTCCGCTTGGAGGTATACTCAAATCACAAGCCGAAATCGGTGATGTCAACCTCACCCTTGATATGAGTTCTGCCAATGCAACGGGAACATACACAGGGGGAGTATACACCATAACCGCTGAAGCAGTGTAATCTTTTCTCAAGCACCCCGCTCATGGCGTATATGGTATCAATTATATGCAAGAGGTTCTCCAACGAGAGCCTCTTGGCGTTCTTTCTGGCAATAACCGTTATTGCCACTGCTGTGCTACAGCCGTCAGACTCTTTGGGAAAAGATAATAACGGCTATATATCAGTCCGTTTCGAAAAACGCATCAGGTTCATGCCTATGATGCCGGGAGAGATTTTCAACAACAACCATCATGCATCAACCTATCTTGCAGACGAGGGCTCTTTTTCACCGGACGTCACCTGGGATGGCACCATCGTTGAGCCTGCTCTTACAACCAGTAACATAAAACGTGTCTATGACACCAAAAAATTCTCGCGATGGACACACTGGCAGGATAGCAACCGTTCCTGCCTCTGGAAGATCACCATTTATGACGACGATGATGATGATGACGACAGCGATACGAAATGGAATCGTGTTCCATCGATCGATGTGGCGATAGATGTCGAAGACGACTACGGCAGAAGCGGAAGACTGAGCCATGTCTCGGATCGACGCTCGTGGATCAAGGTGAAAGTTTTGGAAACCCGTACTATTCCTTGGGATGACGACGATGACTACGATGACGACGACGAGGATACAACCAGATTCTGTGGATGGGCTCATTTTTCTTTTAATATTTCCAAGGCCCGCCGCTCCGGAGAATACACGGGAACAGTTCATACAACGCTAACCTTTTTATGAGTTATAATTATAATGACATATCGTTTTTTTCTTTCCGTTTTACTCTTGTTAGCCGTTGCTTCTTTCAAAGATCTGTATGCAGAGGATATAATACCTCAGGGACAGGTGGGGCTGTCGCCGGAAATTTTCGAGGATATCCGTATCGGCACAAAGCCGGTGAACGAAACCATCCGTTTTTATAACTTTAAAGATAAACCGGTCAGGGTTGAGGTCAGCGTTCACAACTGGACCACCGACACCAGTAACAGGGTCAAACTGCTGCCACCGACCACTCAATCGCTGGACCAGTGGATGACCATCAATCCCCTGAACTTCACGGTACCGCCGAAACAAAACCGGCCCATACGGTTCTCGATTCGGCCGAGAATGCAACCTGAACCTGGCGAACATCGCGCAATAGTGTACTTCACAGAAATTCCTGCTGAAAACGACACGACGGCGCAACAAACCATCAGGACAAGGTTCCGGCTCGGTGTCGGGGTGTACGCAATTGCCGACCCTGCAGAGAAAAAGGCCAAACTGCACGCCTTCCGTCTGGACAGGAACACACTTCTCGCCGATATCGAGAATACCGGCGACATCCATGTCAGGTTCGGCGGGCGCTTCGCCATCTGGAAGGAACAGGATTTTCCCGGAAGCAGCAACCCGGACAAAGTATTTCCGAAGAACAAGGAAAATGAGAAGCCGGACGGTCTCGCCGCTAGAGGCCGTCTCAACCGCTTTCCTGTGCTGCCGGACACAAGGCGAACCATTGCAACCGCATTGCCCCGTATGGCGGAAAACGGCAACTATATCGTCGCCGTTCAGGATACACTAGCCGGAGTTCCCCGTTTGCATACGTTCAAGCTTACCCAGTAGCACCCCAAACGTAACATGCTGATTCGATGGGTAGCAACAGCACAGAAAACGATATCTGCGTTCCTGACGCTCGGTATGCTCTTTCACGCACCGCCTCTTTTCGCAACCGACAAGTTATCGGACTCTCCGGAAGAACGAATACCAGCCGACCAGGAGCAACCGCTCGTGGTCGAACTGTTTTTCGACAACCTGTCCGCAGGCATACAGCTTTGCTACCAGCATAATGGCGATTTCTGGATTCCTTTCGAGCTGTTTCAACAACATGCCCGCCTGCCGGCAGTAGAGGACAGCACAAGCAAGATGCGTCTGACGACAACGCTCGGCCCCATCGATTTCGACCTGTCATCCTTGCGGGAGTTCGAAGGAGAACAGTGCGTTTCGTTCACAGCCCTGAAAGAAACCTTTCATGTCCACCCGCTGTTCAACGAATATCTCTACGCGATAAAAATCCTCGTTCCCTGGCGACCGGTTACCTCGTTGAAAGGAAAGAAAAAAAGAGCCATTGAACCCGACATATCCGCCCCTCGTAACTCACTCTCGTTTCTCCACGTCGAAAGCGATGCATCCTACAGCTTTCACGACAGTAACAGTGATTACTTTCTTGAAATAGAGGCCGGAGGACGGATCGGCGCAGGCATGTGGGATATCAGAACAAGAGGATACAAACATGACAAGCTGGCGCTTTCTCAATATCACTGGACAACACTCAGCAAAAACACCGTTCTCAGAATAGGCACAGGAACAAGCCAGGTATACAACCTTGTCAACAATTCCGAATATACAGGCATTCAGTTCGCATGGAACAACCGCAACATATTACAGAATCTGGACGATACCTACTACAGTGACTCCGATGCCCTTTTGAATATCGACCGCACACAGCGCCGGACAATCGAAGGCACCGGCCCACCTGCCGGCATCGCCGAGTTGCGTTTCGACGGACGTGTCGCTGCCCGTCAGAGAATTTCCTTCGATGGAAAATTCATGTTCAGCAATGTCCGCATGACAACCGATCTGAGAATAACCGAGGTTTATATTTACGAGTATTCAACCCTGGAAAAGCCTCTTCGCATTATCGACTACACGCAATCGACATCAAACCGGAGTCTCGCGCGGCATGAAATTCTACTTCATTGTGGTGCAGGACGATCGGGAAATCCTCTCGATGAAGACTATTCGAGCTCCACTTCCCTGACAGGGTTCACTCATATGCTTTACGGACTGAACGAGCGCGTAACGCTCGAAGGCAGCATACAGTATGATCCCTATGCACAATCGATCGGTCAGCTTCTGGGATTTGTCATGTCAGTCGGTTCCAGATGGAATACATCATTTTACGGCGCACAGTCAAACGGACATTACGGAGCCGATGTCTCGATTAACGGCTACGGAAAAACATGGAGCGTTTCCCAGCGATCCCAGTGGAATGAAAAAGGGTTCGGGTTTGATACCAGAGAGCGAAAGCAGCGCCACATCCTGCGCCTGCAGGCACGGCCGTTTTCCTGGCTCAACGCCTTTATCTACGGCAACTATACGCAAGAAAACGGCAGCGTGATCAGCCGTCACCTTCTCCCGGGCGCTCACCTGCAAATCTTTCCGCGAACAAGATTGTCGGCGATACCATACGATAGTGACGGCACTTACCACTATGAAGCGTCGCTGCGGCCACGCAGAGATACCGATGTGCGACTCCGTTACGAAGACAAGGTGATCACCGCCAATGTCGATTACGATTTCAGGAACGGCAGCAACAGCCTGCAATTGTACCACTCTTATGCGCCAAAAAACGAGATGCATGCCTCGAGCGCCTATTTTAGCTGGTATCCCCAAAACAACAGAAATGACCGTATCCGGCTCGGAGCCTCACATATGCATGGCAGATTCGGCTTTTCCGGCTCGTGGAGCCGGGATATCAATACAGGGCTCAGTATCGCTCTATCCTATTACGACAACATGTTCAATGCCAGCGGATTGTCCATTGAAGACAGCCCCTATCTATCGGATAATTACGACAACCACACCATAAGCCTTACCCTCAAATGGGATCTCGGACACTCCGGCAAACGGTTCTATCCCATCAACAGAGCAGCTATAAGCCAGACAAGAGGAGGCATGGCCGGAGCTTTGAAAATCATGACCGACACAAATGTCAGCCAATCGTCGATCAATGATGTCTCAATATTGATAAACGGAAGAAAGCTGGGGCAACGCCAGATTGGAGGCACTTTTTTTGTCGGGAACCTCAGACCGGGTGTATACACGGTCTCGGTCGATCCTGAAAATCTTCCATTAGAAATGGTTATCGAGCAACAGAACATAAAAGTCGAAGTACAGAGCGGAGCCGTTACTGAAGTAAATATACCTGTTTTTACGGAGTATGGCGCCGCAGGCAAGGTATGCACTGCCTCGGAACATATGCTTGCAAATGTACCGGTCAGTATCGTCGATTCAGCCGGAAAAATCGTAAAGCAGACGAAAACCGACCAGTTCGGTTACTACCGTATCGACGGACTGAGACAAGGAAACTACACGGCAAAGGTAACAACAACAAAAGAAGGCGAGCCGGACCATGTGACGGAAACAGACTTTACCATTACTCAAGACTTTCTGTTTGAAGTCGACATTATCATACCCGAGTCCCGGGAACAGCAGTAATGTGCTTCATTCAGACTACTTCTCCGCCCCACAATATCATACCGCACTCGATATGCATCCATAGATACTCTCGACAGAAGATGGATCCCCGGGTCGCGCTTCGCTTGCCCGAGGATGACTTGGAGAATGGAGTCATGCCGCACTCGATGCGGCATCGATACTGAGCAACAGGAAAACCAATGGATCCCCGAGTCGCGCTTCTCGCTTGCCCAAGGATAACCGGGAGAAAGGAGTCATGCCCCGGAATCCATAAAAAGCACCGAAAATCATTGACTGGATCGGTGTTACGAAACCAGTCCTTTGAACATAAAGAGAAGGGATGTTTGAGATCAAGCAGAAATTCAGTACAATATAAGAGAAAGGATAGTATACGAAGTATCCTCTGGAGTTCCCCTGAACCCCCCGGAACATAAAGAATGAGATGGCAAAAAGCGCCTTTACTTTCATGGCATTCTGTATGAGCATTTTTCTGCTCAACCCTCATTCATCCAAGGCAGAAAGCCCCGCTAAAACCCAAAGTGTCGTGGGTAGTACCAATATTTCCATCGTTCTTCCGGACCTCATTATCCTGCATTATTATTCCGGGCTGACCCTTAATTTTGAAGAGTTTTCCTCAGCAGAAGACAGACGTTCGGCCGATTTCGATGTTCAGTGGAACGGAGATGCCGAAAGCACGAGCCAGCTGAACGACGAGAATACAGAAATCGATTTACCCGACAGGGTATCACTGCAACTACCCAATGTCTGGGCTATCCGCGGCCTCTCCCCTTCGGGAAATGCCAAAGTTTCTATATCGCTCAACAACAATGTTCTCACCTCGGGTTCCTCCAGAATTATCATAGAAGAAGGTGAAGGGAACATTCAAATAGAAGATAATGCCGGTCATTCCGGTACAACGATCAATACAAGTCTGAAAGGAATAACAAGTTCTGAAGCCACCATCGGCAATGTCCGCATAACACTGAACTTTTCCGAAACAACCAAAGCGGGCCTTCACACCGGTGGCCAATATAAAATCACTGCAGAAACAATCTGATTCCTGAACCCGAAGAGTGGACAACAGTCGATTCGACTATACTCAACAAGCTGAAAAATCAGTGCGACTCGGTAAATTGTCATCACGCTATCCAGGAAATCTTTTTTAAATTCAAGGGTAGACGCAGGTGCTTTAGTTTCTTTCTTTTAACCCCCTAAATAATTCTCATTATGAAGTTATTATCATTTTCAGGAAAAGCCTGTACGGTTTTTCTTCTTATTCTTGCATTTTCCATCGATAATGCAGATGCTGTCGTCGGCGGCGGACAACAATCGAGCAGCGGAACAGCCAAAGTCACGGCAAATGTCCCCCAATTCATCGTGCTGCATTATTACTCGAACCTAACGCTCAATTTCGAGACCCCGACTTCCGAAGCTCTTGATCAGGGTGACAATACCATGGCAGTATCATGGGAAGGCGCAGCCTCCGGAGACGAACTCTCGACAGCCAGTCTTATGGATGCCAAGCTTGAACTCGATGGCACAAAAACAACCGTGAAAATGCCGAATGTTTGGGCAGTAAGAGGTTTTTCAAAAAGTGGCAACGCAGAGGTTACCGTAACAATCCCTTCTGGAGGAGATGAGCTTTCAAACGGGGAATCAAAAATCGGCATGTCGAACGTGAAGGTCAACGACGGAGAAAACAGCGGCAGCTCGATCAAGGCCAACCTTGGAGGTATTGCAAAAAGCTCTGCAACATTTGGAGGCATCGAGCTGGATCTTGATTTCAGTGAAACCAGCCGATCTGGCAGCCATGCCGGGGGTCAGTATACTATAACCGCTTCAACGATATAAGGTTGAGGCTATTGACTAATATCCGGTGGCCAGATCCAAAAAACAAACGCTCTCTTTTGGTGACAATCGCTTTTTTTCTAATGGCAACCTCTCATGCAAGCCCTGCCTTTTCTGCAGACAATCTGAAGATTTACAAAAACAGGAAGCTTGACAAGGTAACATTGAGTGAAATCGGTTTATCAAAAAGCGGAGTTTCTGCATCACTCAGTCCATTCGAAGCTGATGTAACATGGAACAGCAGCGATGTCGATACCCCCGAACTGTTTTTGGAACAAATATATACCACAACGAGAATCAGCCGTAAAAACGTGCTGCTGTGGTATTACCAGTTCGACGATAGTGATGACGATGACGATGATGATAGTTTTTCCCGCGGCCGGGCATTTGATGTTGAATACAGAATTCTCAGCAGAAGCGGAGTTGAAAATGCCCTTTCGCACAAGAATGACAGCTCGTCGATAATCAAAGCGTACCTTACCGAAAAACCGATCGAGTGTGAAAGGAAAAACAAGAAAAAGATCAGATGTCTCGGCAGGGTCGATCTGGATCTGGACATCTCCCGGGCAAAAAAATCCGGAAAATATTTCGGTACCATCGAAATAACAATCATAACAATCTAAACGCTATCATGAAAAAATTACTCACGGCGCTCCTCATTGCCATGGTAACAATGGCAGCCAATGTTCACGCTCAAGAAACAGCTCCTCCCGGCCAGATAGGTGTATCTCCCTCGATGCTTGAACTCTCGATCGGTTCCGAACCGGTTAACGAATCACTCAGGCTTTTCAATCTGAAAAAAACACCGACCAACGTAAAAGTAGAGGTTTATAACTGGACCCTCGATGAAAATAACGAAGTCAAACTTCTGCCTCCAACCGAACAATCCCTTGACCAATGGATGCTGATCAACCCGACCGCATTTACCCTTGAGCCGGGAAAAAGCCAGGTTGTTCGTTTATCCGTTCGTCCTCCGGTCAAGCCCGATCCCGGAGAACACAGGGCACTTATCTATTTCATAGAAGAACCCATGGAGGAAAACGTAGCAGATGAAGAAAAAAAACCGGTAGAAGTTCTCTTCAAGCTGGGTGTTGGAGTATATGCAAATGCAAATCCCGTGAAACGCTCGTCAACGCTTAAAACGCTCTCTCTCGATAAATCGGACAATACGCTGAAAGCGGCGATCATCAACAGCGGAAACGTTCACACCAGATTGACAGGCGGTTATTCCATATGGAAAAAAGATGACTTTCCCGGCATCCAGAATGCAGAAAAGTACGTAAAGAATGAAGATGCCGATAAAAATCCTGAAGGGCTTGTTGCATCGGGCCAGCTGAATCAGACCCCTGTGCTCCCCGGCAATACCCGTACAATCATAACTCAACTCCCTTCTCTTCCAAAATCCGGCTCGTACATTGTTGCAGTTTCAGGAGAACTTGGAGATAAAAAGATTGAAAAGACCTATCCCGTATCGCGCTGACACAGCAAAGGGTAACGGCCAATGGATTTCACCAAGCGACTCATTGCGCTTTCTTTCCTTCTCTCCGGTCTCTACAGCAATAGCGCGATACACTATGTTCAGGCTGCTGACTCAAGGCAGCCTGAACCGCTTCTTGTTGAAGTTTTTTTCAACAAGAAATCTGCCGGCACCCTCATTTGCTATCGTCACCAGGACACCTACTGGGTTCCGTTCGACCTCTTCATTCAGCAAACAAAGCTCAAAGGTCAACCTGCGGAAAACGGTACAGTCAGCTATCAAACTACTCTCGGAGTACTTTCCCATGACCCGGAAAGTCTGAAAGTCATTGAAGACACTCAGTGCATATCGTTCGATCAGCTGGAAAAATCCTTTTATGTCAAAGGACGCTTTGTACAGTCGGTATTCGCTCTTGCGCTCGATGTCCCATGGGCTTCCGGCAAGCCTTCGAGAAAAAAAGCTGCAAAACCGGTTATCACTCCTGATATTCAGG from Prosthecochloris marina includes these protein-coding regions:
- a CDS encoding adenosylcobinamide-GDP ribazoletransferase produces the protein MRGLVTALRTLTVLPVPGKEATRFCNAFHWFPVVGLLLGLIQAGVGYLLMVFGWSEFAAAGVLLAGVLSTRGIHVDGFADVADGFFGGGSVERRLRIMKDSAVGSFGALALVLLFIFKWVILVKLLSLGLYDWVVSGIVLARLSQVLLASSLPYARSEGGTASGFVEGAGLPHLVSSVSVSVIVLFVLFDGMLLPFGFALLVASVSAGLSGFLSLKKIQGVTGDVLGASSEITEALVWGAGALFFMSRF
- a CDS encoding alpha/beta fold hydrolase, producing MNAFLQFQKKYADSDSRFFESGGFRVHYKVFGKGEPLIVLLHGSFLSVRSWRDVVAPLSEKTTVLVFDRPAFGLTSRPVPSPENDVRYSPEAQSDLVVRLIEEVGHEKAILVGNSTGGTLALLVALRHPRQVQGLVLVGAMVYSGYATSEVPAFLKPLLTGMSPVFSRLMKFLITKLYDRNIRGFWYNKALLSDETLAAFRKDLMIGDWSRAFWELFLETHHLGLEKKLGNLEVPSLVITGEHDLTVKTEESFKLAREIPGAELEVIPNCGHLPQEEVPEAFVAAVMLFLEKSMKML
- the cobT gene encoding nicotinate-nucleotide--dimethylbenzimidazole phosphoribosyltransferase; translated protein: MYDQLQEVLGNIKPVDNSLRGPIQAHLDDLTKPKGSLGRLEEIAMKYVLATGSDCPILKKKKVFCFAADHGVAVEGVSAFPAEVTPQMVYNMLNGGAAINVLTRHAGAGLDMVDIGVNHDFPDHPGLRKCKVRKASANMAEGAAMTVDEALQAVMVGIDLAKEAYADGYHLLATGEMGIANTTSAAALFAVLLDLPVESITGRGTGIDDSMLEHKISVIKRAIETNRGSLSTPLETLASLGGFEIAGICGLILGAASVGMPVVVDGFISSAGAVAAMKLSCQVSDYLFFSHLSNEQGHKIIMNKLGAKPILDLDLRLGEGTGAVLAMQVIEGAIKIYNEMATFSGANVSERQ
- the cobU gene encoding bifunctional adenosylcobinamide kinase/adenosylcobinamide-phosphate guanylyltransferase translates to MADVVFLTGGARSGKSSFALKRAERYAEKAFLATAEPFDEEMAARIDKHREERGDRFETFEEPVDIDATLRVIPSSIDVVIVDCLTVWAGNLLYKLGSDEIIMNHVDRLLAVLQNPPCNVILVSNEIGMGIVPENAMARKFRDIAGTINQKVAGASTEAWLLCSGLPVKLK
- a CDS encoding carboxypeptidase regulatory-like domain-containing protein is translated as MLIRWVATAQKTISAFLTLGMLFHAPPLFATDKLSDSPEERIPADQEQPLVVELFFDNLSAGIQLCYQHNGDFWIPFELFQQHARLPAVEDSTSKMRLTTTLGPIDFDLSSLREFEGEQCVSFTALKETFHVHPLFNEYLYAIKILVPWRPVTSLKGKKKRAIEPDISAPRNSLSFLHVESDASYSFHDSNSDYFLEIEAGGRIGAGMWDIRTRGYKHDKLALSQYHWTTLSKNTVLRIGTGTSQVYNLVNNSEYTGIQFAWNNRNILQNLDDTYYSDSDALLNIDRTQRRTIEGTGPPAGIAELRFDGRVAARQRISFDGKFMFSNVRMTTDLRITEVYIYEYSTLEKPLRIIDYTQSTSNRSLARHEILLHCGAGRSGNPLDEDYSSSTSLTGFTHMLYGLNERVTLEGSIQYDPYAQSIGQLLGFVMSVGSRWNTSFYGAQSNGHYGADVSINGYGKTWSVSQRSQWNEKGFGFDTRERKQRHILRLQARPFSWLNAFIYGNYTQENGSVISRHLLPGAHLQIFPRTRLSAIPYDSDGTYHYEASLRPRRDTDVRLRYEDKVITANVDYDFRNGSNSLQLYHSYAPKNEMHASSAYFSWYPQNNRNDRIRLGASHMHGRFGFSGSWSRDINTGLSIALSYYDNMFNASGLSIEDSPYLSDNYDNHTISLTLKWDLGHSGKRFYPINRAAISQTRGGMAGALKIMTDTNVSQSSINDVSILINGRKLGQRQIGGTFFVGNLRPGVYTVSVDPENLPLEMVIEQQNIKVEVQSGAVTEVNIPVFTEYGAAGKVCTASEHMLANVPVSIVDSAGKIVKQTKTDQFGYYRIDGLRQGNYTAKVTTTKEGEPDHVTETDFTITQDFLFEVDIIIPESREQQ
- a CDS encoding molecular chaperone; translated protein: MKKLLTALLIAMVTMAANVHAQETAPPGQIGVSPSMLELSIGSEPVNESLRLFNLKKTPTNVKVEVYNWTLDENNEVKLLPPTEQSLDQWMLINPTAFTLEPGKSQVVRLSVRPPVKPDPGEHRALIYFIEEPMEENVADEEKKPVEVLFKLGVGVYANANPVKRSSTLKTLSLDKSDNTLKAAIINSGNVHTRLTGGYSIWKKDDFPGIQNAEKYVKNEDADKNPEGLVASGQLNQTPVLPGNTRTIITQLPSLPKSGSYIVAVSGELGDKKIEKTYPVSR